In Ruminococcaceae bacterium BL-6, a genomic segment contains:
- the srtF gene encoding Lantibiotic transport ATP-binding protein SrtF — protein MQEFILQTNGLCKRFGRQMAVDHVSLEIAGGSVYGLLGPNGAGKTTTLKMITGLLHSTEGAILFEGRPWSRKSLDDIGALIESPALYGNLTARENLLVHTKLLRLPERRIDEVLETVNLKNTGKKRASQFSLGMKQRLGIAIALLKHPKLLILDEPTNGLDPLGIQELRELIRSFPAEGMTVILSSHILSEVEQTADHIGIISAGRLSYQGKIDRSENLEELFMKVVSESRKDDRHA, from the coding sequence ATGCAGGAATTTATTTTACAGACGAACGGTCTGTGCAAACGTTTCGGCCGGCAGATGGCCGTGGACCATGTGTCGCTCGAAATCGCGGGAGGTTCGGTCTACGGCCTGCTCGGCCCGAACGGAGCTGGCAAGACGACCACTTTGAAAATGATCACCGGCCTTCTCCACTCAACCGAAGGGGCGATTTTATTTGAAGGCCGGCCCTGGAGCAGGAAGAGCCTGGACGACATCGGGGCTTTGATCGAGTCTCCCGCGCTGTACGGCAACCTGACCGCGCGGGAAAATCTTCTGGTCCACACGAAACTGCTGCGGCTGCCGGAGCGCCGAATCGACGAGGTGCTGGAAACCGTCAATCTGAAAAATACCGGCAAAAAACGGGCGTCCCAATTTTCTCTCGGCATGAAACAGCGGCTCGGCATCGCCATCGCGCTTTTGAAGCATCCGAAGCTGCTGATCCTGGACGAACCCACCAACGGGCTTGACCCGCTCGGCATTCAGGAACTGCGGGAATTGATCCGCTCTTTCCCGGCGGAAGGCATGACGGTGATCCTGTCGAGCCATATCCTCTCCGAAGTGGAACAGACCGCCGATCACATCGGCATCATCAGCGCGGGAAGACTGAGCTATCAGGGCAAGATCGACCGGAGTGAAAACCTCGAAGAGCTTTTTATGAAAGTCGTCTCCGAGAGCAGAAAGGACGACCGCCATGCTTAA
- a CDS encoding conserved membrane protein of unknown function (Evidence 4 : Unknown function but conserved in other organisms), whose product MPLCGVTAVIKTFAISFRLRNAYKTNGIIYALKSIPLVNKMLPSALYASSGLKSFANILSILFEIVSAFAGKALYLLLMIVLPLYWMKASGPSSFLHALFFLTLAGGLLNSHLFSPSRDKYYAMFLMRMDARKYALSDYLYFLLKTAAGFLLLSFVFGTFVGLGAFTCLLIPIFICGIKLIMAAVTLYHCRDGEKVYNESLPPAIIWAGTALALIAAYLLPFLGYVMSETLFLALCATAIFAAVPCFVYIWRFKKYRMVYRTLLTSNNLAMNTVDVHQITQESYRKKIETDLNQTSRKSGYSYFNELFIKRHSKMLTKAAKKITLVLIALLTIAIAVCFAIPDGKARVNELILTYLPFSLILMYFINRGRAITAAMFMNCDHSMLAYRFYRQPKAILALFTERLKSISIINFMPASVLALGLAFLLFFSGGTQNPLNYVVIVLSIFAMSVFFSVHTLVLYYLLQPYNANMEIKNPIYEIINTITYLVCYFAAGKAVSTLVFGIGVTLFCILYVATALVLAYRLAPKTFKLRQ is encoded by the coding sequence TTGCCGCTCTGCGGGGTGACGGCAGTGATTAAGACCTTTGCTATTTCTTTCAGGCTGCGAAACGCCTATAAAACCAACGGAATTATCTACGCGCTGAAGTCAATTCCGCTTGTGAATAAGATGCTGCCGAGCGCACTATATGCAAGCTCCGGGTTGAAAAGCTTTGCCAATATACTCAGCATTTTGTTCGAAATCGTTTCGGCTTTTGCCGGTAAAGCCCTATACCTGCTCCTGATGATCGTTTTGCCCTTATACTGGATGAAGGCTTCCGGCCCCAGCTCTTTTCTGCATGCGCTGTTTTTTCTGACGCTTGCGGGCGGCCTGCTCAATTCCCATCTCTTTAGCCCCAGCAGAGACAAGTACTATGCCATGTTCCTGATGAGAATGGATGCACGCAAATACGCCCTCTCCGACTATCTGTACTTCCTGCTAAAAACAGCGGCGGGCTTTCTCCTTCTTTCCTTCGTGTTCGGAACTTTTGTGGGCTTAGGAGCATTTACCTGCCTGCTGATACCAATTTTTATTTGTGGAATTAAATTGATTATGGCCGCTGTAACATTGTACCATTGCAGAGACGGAGAAAAAGTATACAACGAAAGCCTGCCGCCGGCAATCATTTGGGCCGGAACTGCACTGGCGCTCATTGCAGCCTATCTGCTGCCGTTTCTCGGCTATGTGATGAGTGAAACTCTTTTCCTGGCGCTCTGCGCCACCGCCATTTTTGCCGCTGTTCCTTGTTTTGTATATATCTGGCGGTTCAAAAAATACCGCATGGTATATCGTACCCTGCTGACTTCCAACAATTTAGCGATGAATACCGTCGATGTTCATCAGATAACGCAGGAAAGCTACCGGAAAAAGATAGAAACTGATTTGAATCAGACCAGCCGTAAGTCCGGGTATTCGTATTTTAACGAACTGTTTATCAAGCGGCATTCTAAAATGCTGACCAAGGCCGCTAAAAAGATCACGCTGGTTCTTATCGCCCTTTTGACCATCGCCATTGCTGTCTGTTTTGCCATTCCGGATGGAAAGGCCAGGGTGAATGAACTGATTTTGACCTATTTGCCGTTTTCCCTGATTTTGATGTATTTTATAAACCGGGGCAGAGCCATCACGGCGGCGATGTTTATGAACTGCGACCACAGCATGCTCGCCTATCGGTTCTATCGGCAGCCAAAAGCAATTCTGGCATTATTTACGGAACGGCTCAAGTCAATCTCAATCATCAATTTTATGCCGGCCTCTGTATTGGCCCTTGGCCTTGCGTTTCTTTTGTTCTTCTCAGGAGGGACCCAAAATCCGTTGAACTATGTGGTGATTGTGCTTTCTATCTTTGCCATGTCGGTGTTCTTTTCCGTGCATACGCTGGTACTCTATTATCTATTGCAGCCCTATAACGCAAACATGGAGATCAAGAATCCGATTTATGAAATTATCAATACAATCACCTACCTGGTCTGCTATTTTGCTGCCGGAAAGGCTGTTTCCACGCTTGTGTTCGGCATTGGCGTTACGCTGTTTTGTATTTTGTATGTGGCTACCGCATTGGTTCTGGCTTACCGGCTGGCACCGAAAACTTTCAAGTTAAGGCAGTAA
- a CDS encoding Gliding motility protein, which produces MNLVIHDIQKKFDKKEVLKGASFTFEKGKIYGLLGRNGAGKTTLFNCINEDIPADGGTFQIEENGTCRPILSEDIGYVLSTPVVPEFLTGREFLKFFLDINREKMKEVHTIDQYFDFMRIDPEDRDRLIKDYSHGMKNKMQMLVNFIANPSILLLDEPLTSFDIVVADEMKQLLRQMKTDHIIILSTHIMELALNLCDKIVILSDGVLEEIRKTNLDNDEFEDKIIAALRGDGSD; this is translated from the coding sequence ATGAACTTGGTCATTCATGACATTCAAAAGAAATTTGATAAAAAAGAAGTGCTGAAAGGCGCTTCCTTTACTTTTGAGAAAGGGAAAATTTATGGGCTGCTTGGCCGCAACGGCGCAGGAAAGACAACCCTTTTTAATTGTATCAACGAAGACATTCCGGCGGATGGGGGGACCTTTCAAATTGAAGAAAATGGAACCTGCCGCCCTATTTTATCAGAGGATATCGGCTATGTCTTGTCCACTCCCGTGGTTCCGGAATTCCTGACGGGCCGGGAATTTCTAAAATTTTTTCTCGATATCAATCGAGAAAAAATGAAAGAAGTCCATACGATCGATCAGTATTTTGATTTCATGCGGATCGATCCGGAAGACAGAGACAGGCTGATTAAGGATTATTCCCATGGAATGAAGAACAAAATGCAGATGCTGGTGAATTTTATTGCGAATCCCAGCATTCTGCTCTTAGATGAGCCGCTCACTTCTTTTGATATCGTTGTTGCGGATGAAATGAAGCAGCTGCTTCGGCAGATGAAAACGGATCATATTATTATTCTGTCAACACATATCATGGAATTGGCGCTCAACCTTTGTGATAAAATCGTCATTTTGAGTGATGGGGTTTTGGAAGAAATCAGAAAAACGAATCTGGATAACGATGAATTTGAGGACAAGATTATTGCCGCTCTGCGGGGTGACGGCAGTGATTAA
- a CDS encoding conserved protein of unknown function (Evidence 4 : Unknown function but conserved in other organisms), which translates to MPRGVRKSIEEQISDIDQKIQELQEKKKQLQEEKEQKEIQQLLDAVKETGFTPAELVKQLAEQKKSEN; encoded by the coding sequence ATGCCACGCGGAGTCCGGAAGTCCATTGAAGAACAGATTTCGGATATTGACCAGAAAATCCAGGAGCTTCAGGAAAAGAAAAAGCAGTTGCAGGAAGAGAAGGAGCAAAAGGAAATCCAGCAGCTTTTGGATGCGGTAAAAGAAACTGGGTTTACTCCCGCCGAGCTTGTCAAACAGCTTGCGGAACAAAAGAAATCTGAAAATTAA
- a CDS encoding protein of unknown function (Evidence 5 : Unknown function) has product MYLMVPKLRSHGYVPFFVTERKRSETALIQVIQEAFVQGVYLPGRWRSWPAA; this is encoded by the coding sequence GTGTACCTCATGGTGCCAAAGCTGCGTAGTCACGGATACGTCCCCTTTTTTGTCACGGAGCGCAAACGCAGTGAGACGGCGCTGATCCAAGTCATTCAAGAGGCGTTCGTGCAGGGTGTGTATTTACCCGGAAGATGGAGAAGCTGGCCCGCAGCCTAG
- a CDS encoding Maltose/maltodextrin ABC transporter, permease protein MalG produces MDQSIKQPKAAGIVAALVPPIVLFLLCNRKIVEGLTAGAVKG; encoded by the coding sequence TTGGATCAATCCATAAAACAACCAAAAGCGGCGGGGATTGTTGCGGCGCTTGTTCCGCCCATCGTCCTGTTTCTGCTGTGCAACAGAAAAATCGTCGAGGGCCTTACCGCCGGGGCCGTGAAGGGATAA
- a CDS encoding putative POLIIIAc domain-containing protein (Evidence 3 : Putative function from multiple computational evidences) translates to MNIEIPAFSKRGNWYKGNLHIHTVLSDGKATAEQIVALYRKAGYHFLAITDHNVFQAYPQFPGERLLMLAGTELTPGFDRRDYKLMEAMEAYRKGEFEFGKAEPSLRQRINALCSPHVIAISRRETNAFWEAESDRLTGIQNMIDYAAEKGCLSIVAHPAWSKLDTQTLLSLQGYTAMEVYNHASSPWEESSIQWDSLLDQGARVFSMACDDAHEPGDVDGGYIMVKSVALTYDAIIGALESGDYYSSCGPVIENFYFDGGCVGVSCSKAKEVRFLTDNRFGRTYRAEKGAFLTHCTHRLLGNERYVRVEIVDMEGRKAWTNPAFLW, encoded by the coding sequence ATGAATATCGAGATCCCCGCATTCTCCAAACGTGGAAATTGGTACAAGGGCAATCTGCACATTCATACGGTTCTTTCGGATGGAAAGGCTACCGCAGAACAGATTGTCGCGCTGTATCGAAAAGCCGGCTATCATTTTCTTGCAATCACCGACCATAACGTATTTCAAGCCTATCCGCAGTTTCCCGGCGAACGGCTCTTGATGCTTGCGGGCACTGAGCTTACGCCCGGGTTTGACAGAAGAGATTATAAATTGATGGAGGCCATGGAAGCCTATCGGAAAGGTGAGTTTGAATTCGGAAAAGCGGAGCCTTCTCTTCGTCAAAGGATCAACGCGCTGTGCAGCCCGCATGTGATCGCCATCTCCAGGCGGGAAACCAATGCGTTTTGGGAAGCGGAAAGCGATCGGCTGACTGGAATCCAGAATATGATCGATTATGCCGCAGAAAAGGGTTGTCTCTCCATCGTGGCCCATCCGGCATGGTCGAAGCTGGATACACAAACGCTGCTTTCTCTGCAGGGTTATACTGCCATGGAGGTCTACAACCATGCCAGCAGCCCCTGGGAGGAATCCTCCATCCAGTGGGATTCGCTGCTCGACCAAGGAGCCCGGGTATTCAGTATGGCTTGTGATGATGCGCACGAACCAGGGGACGTTGACGGCGGGTATATTATGGTCAAATCTGTCGCCCTGACATATGATGCCATCATCGGGGCCCTTGAGAGCGGAGATTATTATTCATCCTGCGGCCCTGTAATCGAGAATTTCTATTTTGACGGCGGGTGCGTGGGGGTTTCCTGTTCGAAGGCGAAAGAGGTCCGCTTTCTGACGGACAATCGATTTGGCCGGACATACCGCGCGGAAAAAGGTGCATTCCTGACGCATTGCACCCATAGGCTTTTGGGAAACGAACGGTATGTACGCGTGGAAATTGTGGACATGGAAGGCCGTAAGGCGTGGACAAACCCGGCATTTTTGTGGTAA
- a CDS encoding DeoR family transcriptional regulator, which produces MSLEGEDRKAYILDMLDTMGKVKVNLLSEKLQVTPETIRRYLEELERENRIKRVYGGAVKVSGGVELPYADRTIHNIDAKRKIGKSAARLVCDGELIVIDVGTTTLQMVQHILHRKNLVVVTSSFGALKELIQYRNSNAFSGRIIFVGGDINSRQMTVSGTLAEDFMENLYADKAFVSVAGFSLDGGLTSYDLNECTLTRKILHHAGQSIVLADQSKIGCRNHFKIGDLSVADKIICNAPAPAEWETALAQMGVEWICTE; this is translated from the coding sequence GTGTCACTGGAAGGGGAAGACCGGAAAGCCTATATTCTCGACATGTTGGATACGATGGGGAAAGTAAAGGTCAACCTGCTTTCGGAAAAATTGCAGGTAACGCCGGAGACCATAAGAAGGTACCTGGAGGAACTGGAAAGGGAGAACCGGATCAAGCGCGTATATGGGGGCGCCGTCAAGGTCTCTGGAGGGGTTGAACTGCCCTATGCCGACCGGACGATCCACAACATCGACGCGAAAAGGAAGATCGGGAAGTCCGCCGCACGTCTCGTTTGCGATGGTGAACTGATTGTGATAGACGTTGGGACCACCACGCTGCAAATGGTGCAGCACATTTTGCACCGGAAAAATCTCGTTGTGGTCACGTCTTCTTTTGGCGCGTTGAAGGAACTGATCCAGTACAGAAACAGCAACGCTTTTTCCGGCCGGATCATCTTTGTAGGCGGAGATATCAATTCACGGCAGATGACAGTTTCGGGGACGCTTGCCGAAGATTTTATGGAAAATCTGTATGCGGACAAGGCGTTTGTTTCCGTCGCCGGGTTTTCCCTGGATGGCGGCCTGACCTCTTATGATCTCAATGAATGCACCCTCACCAGGAAGATCCTGCACCATGCGGGGCAGAGTATCGTACTGGCCGACCAGTCCAAAATAGGCTGCAGGAACCACTTCAAAATCGGCGACCTTTCTGTCGCGGATAAGATCATCTGTAATGCGCCCGCACCTGCGGAGTGGGAGACGGCGCTTGCACAGATGGGAGTGGAATGGATCTGCACCGAGTAA
- a CDS encoding protein of unknown function (Evidence 5 : Unknown function), giving the protein MRKGRTPENLDRPRELELQAEFERDLEEDHRTRTTSMKAKMSCHCDLFFP; this is encoded by the coding sequence ATGCGGAAAGGGAGGACGCCGGAGAATCTGGACCGCCCGCGCGAGTTGGAGTTGCAGGCTGAGTTTGAAAGGGATTTGGAGGAAGACCATCGGACGAGGACCACCTCGATGAAAGCGAAGATGAGCTGTCATTGTGATTTATTTTTTCCGTAA
- a CDS encoding DNA-binding transcriptional MerR regulator yields the protein MQQYSIREISDMFHLPVSTIRYYEETGILTNIGRTASGQRIFTEGHVSRLKTICCFKNTGMTITQLKLFFSYESEEFEHLDDILALLQERKKSVAEQIKQLQGDYAHVLRKLHYYKDIKKSLLGSQPLPQWKDYKYKVYSSDE from the coding sequence ATGCAGCAATATAGTATTCGGGAAATATCTGATATGTTTCATCTCCCGGTATCAACGATACGGTACTATGAAGAAACCGGAATTCTGACGAACATTGGGAGAACGGCTTCCGGTCAGCGAATTTTCACGGAGGGCCATGTGAGCCGGCTAAAAACCATCTGCTGCTTCAAGAATACCGGTATGACCATCACACAGCTCAAACTGTTCTTCTCTTACGAATCGGAAGAGTTTGAACATCTGGATGATATTTTAGCCCTTTTACAGGAGCGAAAGAAATCTGTTGCCGAACAAATCAAACAGCTTCAGGGAGATTATGCTCATGTGCTTAGAAAATTGCATTACTACAAGGATATCAAAAAGAGCCTACTGGGCAGTCAGCCGCTTCCCCAGTGGAAAGATTATAAATATAAGGTCTATTCCTCTGACGAATAA
- the yghZ gene encoding aldo-keto reductase (Evidence 2a : Function from experimental evidences in other organisms; PubMedId : 12583903; Product type e : enzyme) — MYHAQEARYQSMRYSRCGNSGLLLPAVSLGLWHNFGDTSPYENMKQLCFTAFDQGITHLDLANNYGPAPGSAEKNLGRILREDFQGYRDELIISTKAGYEMWNGPYGNWGGRKYILASLDQSLQRMGLEYVDIFYHHRMDPETPLEETMGALSQAVTSGKALYVGLSNYDGATLEKATEILRELRCPFVINQNRYSIFDRTIEQNGLKETSARLKKGIIAFSPLAQGMLTSRYLHGIPEDSRIKTDGRFLKESALTKERLSQIEALNQLAANRGQTLAEMALSWILRDGIVTSVLIGASKPSQILDNIKALENTNFTAEEVRQIDEISAAR; from the coding sequence ATGTATCATGCACAGGAAGCACGTTATCAATCTATGAGGTATTCCCGTTGTGGCAACAGCGGACTTTTGTTACCGGCAGTTTCCCTGGGGTTATGGCATAACTTTGGTGATACTTCTCCCTATGAAAATATGAAGCAGCTTTGCTTTACCGCATTCGATCAAGGGATAACCCATTTGGATCTGGCAAACAACTATGGCCCCGCCCCCGGCAGCGCCGAAAAAAATCTGGGCCGTATTCTTCGTGAGGATTTTCAAGGCTACCGTGACGAATTGATTATCAGTACAAAGGCGGGCTACGAGATGTGGAACGGCCCCTATGGAAACTGGGGAGGCCGAAAATATATCCTTGCAAGTCTTGATCAGAGCTTACAGCGTATGGGATTGGAATATGTGGATATTTTTTACCACCACCGCATGGATCCTGAAACACCTCTGGAGGAAACAATGGGTGCGCTGTCGCAGGCAGTTACAAGCGGCAAGGCTCTGTATGTAGGACTTTCCAATTACGATGGCGCAACACTGGAAAAGGCTACGGAAATTCTGCGGGAGCTTCGGTGTCCCTTCGTCATCAATCAAAATCGCTATTCCATTTTTGACAGAACCATTGAGCAAAACGGATTAAAAGAAACCTCTGCAAGGCTGAAAAAGGGGATTATCGCATTCAGTCCTTTGGCGCAGGGGATGTTGACCAGCCGGTATCTGCACGGCATCCCGGAGGATAGCCGTATCAAAACAGATGGGCGTTTTTTGAAAGAATCCGCCTTAACAAAAGAACGTTTATCCCAAATCGAAGCGCTCAATCAATTAGCCGCAAACCGTGGGCAGACGTTAGCTGAAATGGCCCTGAGTTGGATCCTTCGTGATGGGATCGTAACGAGCGTGCTGATTGGCGCTTCCAAGCCGTCACAGATTTTGGATAACATCAAAGCGCTGGAAAACACAAACTTTACTGCGGAGGAAGTGCGACAAATCGACGAAATCTCGGCAGCGAGATAA
- the gcvT gene encoding aminomethyltransferase (glycine cleavage system protein T) (Evidence 2a : Function from experimental evidences in other organisms; PubMedId : 8219277, 15472076, 22720735, 23721735, 29089431; Product type e : enzyme) — protein sequence MKQTPLYEKHCALGGKMIDFGGWLMPVQYSGILDEHEHVRNAAGLFDVSHMGEIKVEGEGAASYLQKLVTNDLSGAAPGRAIYSPMCYPSGGVVDDLLIYKLSEKSYLVVVNAANTDKDFSWFEQQLSDNVKIKNVSERYAQLAIQGPNAQKILQTLTDVSLDEIKFYRFQSGVPVCGIQSIVSRTGYTGEDGFEIYLPSEKAASLWDALLTAGGELGLVPAGLGARDTLRFEAALPLYGHELSEEISPLEAGLGRFVRFGKNDFIGREALIRQHETGPRRKLVGFEMTGRGIARHGFIVMAQGIRIGSVTTGNYSPTLKKNLGLALIDSDFSGENFEIVIREKAVEAAVISLPFYTKKYKK from the coding sequence ATGAAACAAACTCCACTGTATGAAAAGCACTGTGCCCTTGGGGGTAAAATGATTGATTTTGGCGGGTGGCTCATGCCCGTCCAATACAGCGGGATTTTGGATGAACACGAGCATGTGCGAAATGCCGCCGGCCTCTTCGATGTTTCTCACATGGGTGAAATCAAAGTGGAAGGAGAAGGCGCAGCCTCGTACCTCCAGAAACTGGTGACAAACGATCTGTCAGGGGCCGCCCCCGGGCGGGCCATCTATTCGCCGATGTGTTATCCCAGCGGGGGCGTCGTCGACGACCTGTTGATTTACAAGCTGTCTGAGAAATCCTATCTGGTTGTCGTGAATGCCGCAAACACCGACAAGGATTTCTCCTGGTTCGAGCAGCAACTGTCGGACAATGTAAAAATTAAGAATGTATCGGAGCGGTACGCGCAGCTTGCCATCCAAGGACCTAACGCACAGAAAATACTACAGACACTCACAGATGTTTCACTGGATGAAATCAAGTTCTACCGTTTTCAGAGCGGCGTACCGGTCTGCGGAATTCAGTCCATTGTTTCAAGAACGGGATATACCGGCGAAGACGGCTTTGAAATCTACCTGCCCTCGGAAAAAGCTGCGAGCCTATGGGATGCGCTTTTAACAGCCGGCGGCGAACTTGGGCTTGTTCCTGCGGGGCTCGGCGCGCGCGACACCCTCCGCTTTGAAGCGGCCCTGCCGCTTTATGGCCATGAGCTGTCAGAAGAAATCTCTCCTCTTGAAGCGGGGCTTGGCAGGTTCGTCAGATTCGGAAAGAACGATTTTATCGGCCGGGAAGCGTTGATCCGGCAACACGAGACGGGGCCCCGCCGCAAACTGGTCGGTTTTGAAATGACGGGCAGAGGGATTGCCAGACATGGTTTTATTGTTATGGCACAGGGCATACGGATCGGTTCGGTGACAACCGGAAATTATTCGCCGACTTTGAAAAAGAATCTTGGCCTTGCGCTCATCGATTCTGATTTCTCAGGAGAAAATTTTGAGATCGTGATCCGCGAAAAGGCCGTGGAGGCCGCCGTTATATCGCTTCCGTTTTACACGAAAAAATATAAAAAATAA
- the gcvH gene encoding glycine cleavage system protein H (lipoyl acceptor protein) (Evidence 2b : Function from indirect experimental evidences (e.g. phenotypes); PubMedId : 20882995, 21338421; Product type e : enzyme) produces MSGTKGMRFTKEHEWVKCEEGKVYIGITDYAQKELGDIVFVELPEVGRELESGDMICTVESVKTVSDVYTPLNGQVVEVNSGLMENPGLINKDPYGSFIAVLQTSDPSVLEKLMDEAAYKKFCEEEK; encoded by the coding sequence ATGAGCGGCACAAAAGGGATGCGTTTTACCAAAGAACACGAATGGGTAAAATGCGAGGAAGGTAAAGTATATATCGGCATTACTGATTACGCGCAAAAGGAGCTCGGCGATATCGTCTTCGTGGAGCTGCCGGAAGTGGGCCGTGAACTTGAGAGCGGCGATATGATCTGCACCGTTGAATCGGTCAAAACCGTTTCCGATGTCTACACGCCGCTGAACGGTCAGGTGGTGGAGGTAAACAGCGGTCTGATGGAAAACCCCGGGCTGATCAACAAAGATCCCTACGGCAGCTTTATCGCAGTGCTCCAAACATCAGATCCTTCCGTTCTTGAAAAATTGATGGATGAAGCGGCGTACAAAAAGTTTTGTGAAGAGGAGAAATGA
- the lplJ gene encoding Lipoate-protein ligase LplJ gives MRYINVESTDPAFNHALEEYFLKESDAEYFILWRNASCVLLGKNQNAYAEIDLEYVRRHGLSVVRRITGGGTVFNDLGNMNFAYIVNDDAGSKRVFSSFEPFTQPIISALRFLGVNAELTGRNDITVSGKKISGNAQARTHHRILHHGTLLFSANMSDLSAALKTRPEKFQGKAVKSVSGRVANICDFLAEPMDIHSFRSYLIEYLMEHDSNSMPYVLTGHDEEQIGRLAQRKYATWEWNFGKSPDSEFAHTKKFPGGLIDVHFDLINASLCNVRLWGDFFGQEDIVKLEKTLEGARYEYASVAKRLNTLDINDYCANITRGQLCELLLDDSPQAGGGSDRKETGN, from the coding sequence ATGCGGTACATTAATGTCGAGAGCACCGATCCGGCTTTCAACCATGCGCTTGAAGAGTATTTTCTAAAGGAGTCGGACGCCGAGTATTTTATCCTGTGGCGGAACGCGAGCTGCGTATTGCTCGGCAAAAATCAGAATGCATATGCGGAGATCGACCTTGAATATGTGCGCCGCCACGGCCTTTCGGTGGTTCGGCGCATCACCGGCGGCGGCACGGTTTTTAACGACCTCGGCAACATGAATTTTGCTTATATCGTAAACGATGACGCCGGCTCAAAACGGGTATTCTCTTCATTCGAGCCCTTTACGCAGCCCATCATCAGCGCTCTGCGTTTTCTCGGCGTCAACGCAGAATTGACCGGGCGCAACGACATCACGGTGAGTGGGAAAAAAATATCGGGGAATGCGCAGGCCAGGACCCATCATCGCATTTTGCATCATGGAACATTGCTGTTTTCGGCAAATATGTCCGATCTGTCCGCAGCGCTTAAAACGAGGCCGGAAAAATTTCAGGGCAAAGCCGTGAAGTCCGTTTCGGGCCGCGTTGCCAACATTTGTGATTTTTTGGCGGAACCGATGGATATTCACAGCTTTCGGAGCTATTTGATCGAGTATCTCATGGAGCACGACTCCAATTCTATGCCATACGTCCTCACCGGGCATGACGAAGAACAGATCGGGCGGCTTGCACAGAGAAAATATGCAACGTGGGAATGGAATTTCGGCAAATCACCCGACTCCGAGTTTGCGCACACGAAAAAATTTCCCGGCGGTTTGATCGACGTCCATTTTGACCTTATAAACGCTTCGCTTTGCAATGTGCGGTTATGGGGGGACTTTTTCGGGCAGGAAGATATCGTGAAATTGGAAAAGACGCTCGAGGGAGCGCGCTATGAATATGCAAGTGTGGCGAAGCGTCTGAACACCCTGGACATCAACGATTACTGCGCGAACATCACGCGGGGGCAGCTGTGTGAGCTGCTGCTTGACGATTCACCGCAGGCAGGCGGGGGCAGTGACAGAAAGGAGACTGGAAATTGA